From a region of the Castor canadensis chromosome 7, mCasCan1.hap1v2, whole genome shotgun sequence genome:
- the Cyp26a1 gene encoding cytochrome P450 26A1, whose protein sequence is MGLPALLASALCTFVLPLLLFLAAIKLWDLYCVSSRDRSCALPLPPGTMGFPFFGETLQMVLQRRKFLQMKRRKYGFIYKTHLFGRPTVRVMGADNVRRILLGEHRLVSVHWPASVRTILGSGCLSNLHDSSHKQRKKVIMQAFSREALQCYVPVIAEEVGSCLERWLSCDERGLLVYPEVKRLMFRIAMRILLGCEPMRAGAEEDEQQLVEAFEEMTRNLFSLPIDVPFSGLYRGMKARNLIHARIEENIRAKIHGLRAAEPGGGCKDALQLLIEHSWERGERLDMQALKQSSTELLFGGHETTASAATSLITYLGLYPHVLQKVREELKSKGLLCKSNHDNKLDMETLEQLKYTGCVIKETLRLNPPVPGGFRVALKTFELNGYQIPKGWNVIYSICDTHDVADIFRNKEEFNPDRFMLPHPEDASRFSFIPFGGGLRSCVGKEFAKILLKIFTVELARHCDWRLLNGPPTMKTSPTVYPVDNLPATFTHFQGGI, encoded by the exons ATGGGGCTCCCGGCTCTGCTGGCCAGTGCTCTCTGCACCTTCGTGCTACCGCTGCTGCTCTTCCTGGCTGCGATCAAGCTATGGGACCTGTACTGCGTGAGCAGCCGCGACCGCAGCTGCGCGCTCCCCTTGCCCCCCGGGACTATGGGCTTCCCATTCTTTGGGGAAACGTTGCAGATGGTGTTACAG CGGAGGAAGTTCCTGCAGATGAAGCGCAGGAAATACGGCTTCATCTACAAGACACATCTGTTCGGACGGCCCACCGTGCGGGTGATGGGCGCAGACAACGTGCGGCGCATCTTGCTCGGAGAGCATCGGCTGGTGTCTGTCCACTGGCCCGCGTCGGTGCGCACCATCCTGGGCTCCGGGTGCCTCTCCAACCTGCACGATTCCTCACACAAGCAGCGCAAGAAG GTGATAATGCAGGCTTTCAGTCGCGAGGCACTCCAGTGCTACGTGCCAGTGATCGCCGAGGAAGTGGGCAGTTGTCTGGAGCGGTGGCTGAGCTGCGACGAGCGCGGCCTCCTGGTCTACCCCGAGGTGAAGCGCCTCATGTTCCGCATCGCCATGCGCATCCTACTGGGCTGCGAGCCCATGCGGGCGGGCGCTGAGGAGGACGAGCAGCAGCTAGTGGAGGCCTTCGAGGAGATGACCCGCAACCTCTTCTCGCTGCCCATCGACGTGCCCTTCAGCGGGCTCTACCGA GGCATGAAGGCGCGGAACCTCATCCACGCGCGCATAGAGGAGAACATTCGCGCCAAGATCCACGGGCTGCGGGCGGCTGAGCCGGGAGGGGGCTGCAAAGACGCGTTGCAGCTGTTGATTGAGCACTCGTGGGAGCGGGGGGAGCGGCTGGACATGCAG GCACTAAAACAATCTTCAACTGAACTTCTCTTCGGAGGACACGAAACCACAGCCAGTGCTGCTACATCTCTGATCACTTACCTGGGGCTCTACCCACATGTTCTCCAGAAAGTTCGAGAAGAACTGAAGAGTAAG GGCTTACTTTGCAAGAGCAATCATGACAACAAGTTGGACATGGAAACTTTGGAACAACTTAAATACACTGGCTGTGTTATTAAGGAGACCCTTCGACTGAATCCCCCCGTTCCAGGAGGGTTTCGGGTTGCTCTAAAAACTTTTGAATTAAAT GGTTACCAGATTCCCAAGGGCTGGAATGTTATCTACAGTATCTGTGACACTCACGATGTAGCAGACATCTTCAGGAACAAGGAGGAATTTAATCCGGACCGCTTCATGCTGCCGCACCCAGAGGACGCATCCAGGTTCAGCTTCATTCCGTTCGGAGGAGGCCTTCGGAGCTGTGTAGGCAAAGAGTTCGCAaaaattcttctcaaaatatttaCAGTGGAGCTGGCCAGGCATTGTGACTGGCGGCTCCTAAATGGACCTCCTACAATGAAAACCAGTCCCACTGTGTATCCTGTGGACAACCTCCCTGCGACATTCACCCACTTCCAGGGAGGAATCTGA